From the Leptospira sp. WS60.C2 genome, one window contains:
- a CDS encoding peptidoglycan DD-metalloendopeptidase family protein, with translation MKNSRFVFFTIVFALCNISLWSQTRLEERDKERQTGIIKTNQKKQEEILQKYNDFVNKVQSRFPGLKINSSPIDLKVAEGITEHNNAPGASDKKQKTISAIASDHFYLQLEPSPKPNARSSVKIKKGDPLEVVMVLKHEVTEKKEGSHWVLVRTKSKQEGYITQDLLQPTKLAVKARNTEGISLDVSSLPSRTTTDSSNLQYTDSKKGKDLWVNASSLNMRGEPDVNAYVIARLPKGLKVTIESSTNSEETIDGISSYWHRVSSAYGNGWVFGGYLSSSEVVSYDVQPGEISYPQENPDELKIGEKRFVRSTTLKMRDEPNEYGSVILSIPGDEKLKILDTKKEIETIGGVRSKWIYVNWNDEWEGWVFGGFVSKERGPLVDNDDISKYFQIPVDNDRYVSSSFGTRVDPVTGKVGAFHSGIDLPASIGTPIKAVSDGKVWRTITTSGGYGVLTILSHKNNIYTYYAHQNERLVKEGDTVRSGDIIGQVGNTGKSTGPHLHFEVRKGPDQQALDPGAYLPK, from the coding sequence ATGAAGAACTCTAGATTTGTTTTTTTCACGATTGTTTTCGCATTATGTAACATTTCCCTCTGGTCTCAAACGAGGTTGGAAGAAAGAGACAAAGAAAGGCAAACGGGAATCATAAAAACCAACCAAAAAAAACAAGAAGAGATTCTGCAAAAATACAATGACTTTGTAAACAAGGTACAAAGCAGATTCCCTGGACTCAAAATCAATTCGTCTCCCATCGATTTAAAAGTCGCTGAAGGAATCACTGAACATAACAACGCACCAGGGGCTAGCGATAAGAAACAAAAAACAATCTCAGCAATTGCCTCTGATCATTTTTATTTACAACTAGAACCATCACCAAAACCTAACGCTCGATCATCGGTAAAGATTAAAAAGGGTGATCCTTTAGAAGTTGTTATGGTTTTAAAACATGAAGTAACAGAAAAAAAAGAAGGATCTCACTGGGTCTTAGTTCGCACTAAATCGAAACAAGAAGGTTATATCACCCAAGATTTATTGCAACCGACTAAACTTGCTGTCAAAGCGAGAAATACAGAAGGAATCTCATTAGATGTATCCTCGTTGCCTTCCCGAACCACAACCGACTCTTCAAATTTACAATATACGGATTCAAAAAAAGGGAAAGATCTGTGGGTCAATGCGAGTTCACTCAATATGCGAGGTGAACCTGATGTGAATGCTTATGTCATCGCAAGGTTACCGAAAGGTTTAAAAGTCACCATTGAAAGTTCCACAAACAGTGAAGAAACCATTGATGGAATTTCGTCATACTGGCACCGAGTTTCTTCCGCTTATGGAAATGGATGGGTGTTTGGTGGGTATTTAAGTTCATCGGAAGTTGTTTCTTACGACGTGCAACCTGGAGAAATCTCATACCCGCAAGAGAATCCAGATGAACTCAAAATTGGTGAAAAACGATTTGTACGCTCTACCACTTTGAAAATGAGAGATGAACCAAATGAATATGGCTCTGTCATTCTATCGATCCCTGGTGACGAAAAACTAAAGATATTAGATACCAAAAAAGAAATCGAAACCATCGGTGGTGTTCGCTCTAAGTGGATCTACGTGAATTGGAATGATGAATGGGAAGGTTGGGTCTTTGGAGGTTTTGTTTCAAAAGAAAGAGGGCCTCTTGTTGATAACGATGACATTTCAAAATACTTTCAAATACCAGTTGATAACGACCGTTATGTGTCTTCTAGTTTCGGAACTAGAGTTGATCCTGTCACGGGAAAGGTTGGAGCATTCCATTCAGGAATAGATCTACCTGCTTCCATTGGCACTCCTATTAAAGCAGTCAGCGATGGAAAAGTATGGAGAACAATCACAACTAGCGGTGGTTATGGGGTATTGACCATTTTAAGCCATAAAAATAACATATATACCTACTATGCTCACCAGAATGAACGCCTAGTAAAAGAAGGTGACACTGTCCGCTCCGGTGATATCATTGGTCAAGTAGGAAACACTGGTAAGTCTACCGGTCCTCATTTACATTTTGAAGTTAGGAAAGGCCCTGACCAACAAGCATTGGATCCTGGAGCCTATTTGCCCAAATGA
- a CDS encoding helix-turn-helix transcriptional regulator, whose protein sequence is METRTVRILFLVFYVISLLVWIIEEVYTLTKPPEYFDRFRVIIATIESFIALSSFLVVFILYKELKKESVENKQAKTQIHDLKRTNRILINPEKGFWAEAKAQMLEWNLTEAEREIAVLLLRGFSQKQIAAVRKKSLRTIENQTASIYEKSSMRGKLEFISFFLTPLLPEED, encoded by the coding sequence ATGGAAACTCGAACTGTCCGTATCTTATTTTTAGTCTTTTACGTAATTTCATTACTGGTTTGGATTATAGAAGAGGTGTATACACTCACCAAACCACCTGAATATTTCGATCGTTTTCGAGTGATCATTGCTACGATCGAATCCTTCATTGCTTTGTCCTCTTTTCTAGTTGTGTTCATTTTATACAAAGAACTCAAAAAAGAGTCGGTTGAAAACAAACAGGCAAAAACACAAATCCATGACTTAAAAAGGACAAATCGTATACTCATCAATCCTGAAAAAGGATTTTGGGCAGAAGCAAAAGCACAGATGTTAGAATGGAACTTAACAGAGGCAGAACGGGAAATTGCAGTGCTTCTTCTCAGAGGTTTCTCTCAGAAACAAATTGCTGCCGTGAGAAAAAAAAGCCTTCGAACCATCGAAAACCAAACAGCTTCGATTTATGAAAAGTCCTCAATGAGGGGTAAACTTGAATTTATTTCCTTTTTCCTCACTCCCCTTTTACCAGAAGAAGACTAA